From Methanomassiliicoccales archaeon LGM-RCC1, one genomic window encodes:
- a CDS encoding NTP transferase domain-containing protein: MEALVHAGGKGTRMGRCGIEKPMMKVGDKCTVERVIDALKGTKEIDRILVSVSDNTPQTEEYLKSIGIETVRTSGDDFMGDLHQALECLNGDYVLTTPSDLPLITSEVFNQIIDYFNPGVMDSLLAVIDEETVRSIGITPSYVREEGGHRWVLSGVSIIDRKKTLAGEYLGEAIFETNWPELSVNVNTQLELGLARSFYKE; encoded by the coding sequence ATGGAAGCCTTGGTCCATGCCGGAGGGAAAGGAACCCGCATGGGCCGCTGCGGTATCGAGAAGCCGATGATGAAGGTCGGCGACAAGTGCACCGTGGAAAGGGTCATAGATGCCCTAAAGGGCACGAAGGAGATCGATCGCATATTGGTGTCCGTGAGCGATAACACCCCTCAGACAGAGGAGTACCTCAAGAGCATCGGTATCGAGACGGTGAGGACGTCCGGGGACGATTTCATGGGCGATCTGCACCAGGCACTCGAATGCCTAAATGGAGATTATGTTCTGACAACTCCCTCGGATCTCCCGCTGATAACATCCGAGGTCTTCAACCAGATCATCGATTATTTCAATCCGGGCGTCATGGATTCCCTCTTGGCGGTCATCGATGAGGAGACTGTCCGCAGCATAGGGATCACACCATCCTATGTCCGCGAGGAGGGGGGTCACAGGTGGGTGCTTTCAGGCGTTTCAATAATCGACCGCAAGAAGACCCTAGCCGGAGAGTACCTGGGGGAAGCGATCTTCGAGACGAACTGGCCAGAGCTGTCTGTGAATGTTAATACGCAGCTGGAGCTGGGCCTCGCCCGTTCATTCTACAAGGAATGA
- a CDS encoding adenosylcobinamide-GDP ribazoletransferase, with amino-acid sequence MGALKALVSFYTIFHMNITQDDMDSMEKKFYLTPLVGLVFGFIALLAISILDFLEIRFGFGNVLVMAVILLLIPYVGSKFLHFDGLTDFGDGMIVSGEQSDHIRALKDTLVGAGGIGVALITVLCSFACYTMYDARASAILLLPAVEILVKNAMVVAASFGKPGNGMAARQVEKTTGKSAVLGCIVTIAAVLLLFVVTGLILMLVPASFSWEGMLMLWAPPIVAGFIVSIIVGFIMARTANRVFGMVNGDILGATNEVARPFLLFFMILVFAMVTEML; translated from the coding sequence TTGGGAGCATTGAAGGCTTTGGTTTCATTCTACACCATATTCCATATGAACATCACGCAGGATGACATGGACAGCATGGAGAAGAAATTCTACCTCACTCCTCTTGTTGGCCTCGTGTTCGGATTCATAGCTCTTTTGGCCATATCCATCTTGGATTTCCTGGAAATCCGTTTCGGGTTCGGGAATGTTCTGGTGATGGCAGTGATCCTGCTGCTCATCCCATATGTCGGGAGCAAATTCCTCCATTTCGACGGACTCACCGATTTCGGGGACGGAATGATAGTGTCTGGAGAGCAGAGCGACCACATTCGTGCCCTCAAAGACACCCTCGTCGGTGCCGGAGGAATCGGGGTGGCGTTGATCACGGTCCTGTGCTCTTTCGCATGCTACACCATGTATGATGCCAGGGCAAGTGCGATCCTTCTTCTCCCTGCGGTGGAGATCCTTGTGAAGAACGCGATGGTCGTGGCCGCATCCTTTGGAAAACCCGGTAACGGCATGGCTGCCAGACAGGTGGAGAAGACCACCGGTAAATCAGCCGTTCTAGGATGCATCGTTACCATAGCGGCGGTCCTTTTGCTGTTCGTAGTCACCGGATTGATTCTCATGTTGGTGCCTGCGTCTTTCTCGTGGGAAGGGATGCTGATGCTCTGGGCACCGCCGATAGTAGCAGGATTCATCGTATCCATCATCGTCGGTTTCATCATGGCAAGGACTGCCAACAGAGTATTCGGAATGGTGAACGGGGATATCCTGGGCGCTACCAATGAGGTCGCCAGACCGTTCCTGCTGTTCTTCATGATCCTAGTGTTCGCAATGGTAACGGAGATGCTCTGA